ttgtggtcagaggatttctggagcttcctccaggaaatcccagatcttctgggattttcttgtatattatgcccaaaacacttcagataccttttgtggtcagaggatttctggagcttcctccagaaatcccagatcttctctgattttcttgcatattatgtttAAAACCCTTctgataccttttgtggtcagaggacttctggagcttcctccaggaaatcccagatcttctggaattttcttgtatattatgcccaaaacacttcagataccttttgtggttagaggatttctggacattcctccaggaaatcccagatcttctgggattttcttgcatattacgcccaaaacacttcagataccttttgtggtctgaggatttctggagcttcctccagcaaatcccagatcttctgggattttcttgtatattatgcccaatacacttcagataccttttgtggtcaaaggatttctggagcttcctccaggaaatcccagatcttctgtgattttcttgcatattatgtccaaaacatttcggataccttttgtggtcataGGATTCCTGgaccttcctcctggaaattatAGATCTTAGCACAGTTCAAGTTAAAAGAAGGTTCTAAATGGATTTAAAGTTATAGGAATCCTTCACTCATAGTTTTTCTCATagttagataatcgactttaaagatttttgtcGTGTATTGAAATTAGCAAGTGACGGTAACTGCTATTGTACTAAAATATGTACTAAGTTTATAATTATTGTACATAGAGGGAGTTAGTGAAAGAGTGATAAGGTCACTTGTAGCTGAACCTTCGGCGAGACAACATCTAATAAAAGTAAGTCTGTAAATAAACTTTAATATCCTTCCCCAAAAGTGTGTGTTCATTCGTATCGGCTGAAAAATCCACTCGACCACCACGAATTTATCAGCTGGCGACGGGAAAACTGAGAAAAAGCCAGTGATCGCGAAGATGCCTACGGAATATGAAGAGGGCACGTCGAAAAACGTGGTCACCGCGTGTGGAAAATTTCCCGCGGCAGACCCTGAAGAAGATTTTGTGGGGTACAAAGACCGCGTGGAACAGTATTTCATCGCCGGAAGTGTTCCAGAATCATTGAGAGTTGCGTCATTAATCGCTAATATGTCCAACGAAGTATATAAAACCCTCAAGAAGCTTTCTTACCCGAAATTGCCCAGCCAGATGACTTTCAAAGAAATTATGGCGCTTTTGGGTCATCATTATAAGAAGACAGTGAATATCCGCTCTGAGAGGTTTAAATTTCACCAAGCAAATCAGCAGATTGGTGAAAATATTAGCGATTATATTCTACGACTCCGTGGGTTAGCCGAGAGCTGTGAATTTGGAGAGTATTTGCCATCTGAAACAAAAGATTGCGCAAAACTGAAGCAGCTTGCGCTCGAAGACAGTCTAATGGACAGATTCGTCAGTGGTCTTCGCAGTGAATATATTCAGCAGCAAGTCCTGGCAAGTGAAAAAGCTAATTTCAAGGAAATGTGTGAATATGCATTGAACTTGGAAATGGCGTCTAAGGAGGAGAAGAACATTCACGGGGAGCAAAATGTCCAAAAAGTCTCTACAAAGTCACATCATGGCGGTCGTCATAACCAAAATGGCGCTAAGCCGAAGTCCAAAGTGAAGACATCCGTTGGTAGAGCAGCAGAGGCACCCACCAAAAGTGACAGCAAATCGTTGTGTCGTCGCTGTGGAAAGTATTCCCATGACTCGGATAAATGTCCAGCCAAGGATTGGAAGTGCTTTGTTTGTTCGAAGAAAGGACACACATCAAAAGTTTGTCGTGATAAGCAGAGTTCCAGCAAGGGGAGTGTCCAGTATATCACCGAGATAACCGGAGCATCGCTTGAGCATCGTCCGGAGACACTTACGCTGAAGATTGAGGGGGAACCGGTGACTATGGAGGTGGATTCAGGATCGGGGCCGTCACTTCTTTCGATTCAGGATTATAAAGCTAAGTTAAAACATTTGCCTTTGAAAAAATTCACATGTAAATTAAAATCCTTCACTTCACAGTCAATTCAGGTGGTAGGAGAAATCACGGTTCATGTGGAATTGGCGAACTCGGCAGTGTTTGAAGTTCCATTGATCATTGTGAAGAAAAAAGAGAATTTCAACCCTCTCTTGGGACGTTGCTGGCTTGACACGATGAATCCTAGTTGGAGGAAAAGTCTGGTCTTCAACGTGAATACTCCAACTGAAACAGGTGTCGTGAATACGATTAATACCGATATGCAAAAACAAATACTGAGTAAGTACCCGTCTGTTATTTCTCAAAATCCAAATCAGGCGATTGTGGGGTATAAGGctgatgttcaagttcaatgTCAACCCATATTTCACAGAGCATATCAGGTGCCTATCAGGCTCCAAGATAAAGTAGAGGCTGAATTGAATCGTCTAGAGTCCGAAGGGATAATTGAAAAAGTCTCACATTCATTATGGGCCAGTCCAATTGTCGTGGTACCCAAGACTAATGGGGATATTCGGTTGTGCATGGACGCTAAAGTAACAATAAACCCATTTATGAAAGTTGATCAATATCCTTTGCCAC
This is a stretch of genomic DNA from Phlebotomus papatasi isolate M1 unplaced genomic scaffold, Ppap_2.1 HiC_scaffold_221, whole genome shotgun sequence. It encodes these proteins:
- the LOC129808945 gene encoding uncharacterized protein K02A2.6-like, producing MPTEYEEGTSKNVVTACGKFPAADPEEDFVGYKDRVEQYFIAGSVPESLRVASLIANMSNEVYKTLKKLSYPKLPSQMTFKEIMALLGHHYKKTVNIRSERFKFHQANQQIGENISDYILRLRGLAESCEFGEYLPSETKDCAKLKQLALEDSLMDRFVSGLRSEYIQQQVLASEKANFKEMCEYALNLEMASKEEKNIHGEQNVQKVSTKSHHGGRHNQNGAKPKSKVKTSVGRAAEAPTKSDSKSLCRRCGKYSHDSDKCPAKDWKCFVCSKKGHTSKVCRDKQSSSKGSVQYITEITGASLEHRPETLTLKIEGEPVTMEVDSGSGPSLLSIQDYKAKLKHLPLKKFTCKLKSFTSQSIQVVGEITVHVELANSAVFEVPLIIVKKKENFNPLLGRCWLDTMNPSWRKSLVFNVNTPTETGVVNTINTDMQKQILSKYPSVISQNPNQAIVGYKADVQVQCQPIFHRAYQVPIRLQDKVEAELNRLESEGIIEKVSHSLWASPIVVVPKTNGDIRLCMDAKVTINPFMKVDQYPLPHIEDIFTSLVN